Proteins encoded together in one Pseudomonas sp. TCU-HL1 window:
- the sfsA gene encoding DNA/RNA nuclease SfsA, producing the protein MRFVPTLEEGRLLRRYKRFLADIETASGEQLTIHCPNTGSMLNCMSEGCRVWFSRSNDPKRKLPGTWEIAETPQGRLACVNTARANALVEEALQAGVIRELAGFSALKREVAYGLENSRADFRLEFPAGPAFIEVKSVTLGFDGTPVAAFPDAVTQRGSKHLRELAALARDGVRAVQLYCVNLSGIEVVRPAEEIDPAYAAALREAVAAGVEVLAYGVELRPEEVRVCRRLDVRL; encoded by the coding sequence ATGAGGTTCGTCCCGACGCTGGAAGAGGGCAGGCTCCTCCGGCGTTACAAGCGGTTCCTTGCTGATATCGAGACGGCATCGGGCGAACAGCTGACGATTCACTGCCCCAATACGGGCTCGATGCTCAATTGCATGAGCGAAGGCTGTCGGGTCTGGTTCAGCCGCTCCAACGATCCCAAGCGCAAGTTGCCCGGTACCTGGGAGATTGCCGAGACCCCGCAGGGCCGGCTGGCGTGCGTGAACACCGCCCGCGCCAATGCGCTGGTGGAAGAGGCGCTGCAGGCGGGCGTCATCCGTGAGCTGGCCGGTTTCAGCGCCCTCAAGCGTGAAGTGGCTTATGGACTGGAGAACAGCCGTGCCGACTTCCGTCTGGAATTTCCTGCCGGCCCGGCCTTCATCGAAGTCAAGAGCGTCACCCTCGGGTTCGACGGCACGCCCGTCGCTGCCTTTCCCGACGCCGTCACCCAGCGTGGTAGCAAGCACTTGCGCGAGCTGGCCGCATTGGCCCGTGATGGCGTGCGCGCCGTGCAGCTTTACTGCGTGAACCTGTCAGGTATCGAGGTCGTGCGTCCGGCCGAGGAAATCGATCCGGCCTATGCGGCGGCCCTGCGTGAGGCCGTTGCTGCCGGTGTCGAAGTGCTGGCCTATGGGGTTGAGCTGAGGCCGGAAGAGGTCCGCGTCTGTCGTCGCCTCGATGTCAGACTCTGA